The following coding sequences are from one Actinomycetota bacterium window:
- a CDS encoding FAD-dependent oxidoreductase: MEDMKNNKRKIPGMLYILVSFTPWIVYWILCGMGNVLGIVVPLAISLLLVIPQICKRDFNLMDLTSVLYFSIATVGTFILNLNIFVGSSGFLGYSVLFLMALFSLIVKQPYTLQVSKRDYPEIYWKDKLFLAINTLITIVWVSIFLLNAIIFLLLTKPFTVALSNILIALGIVFSIIFPLKAPAYFTSNEFKKYDWSVKVNPQKPKEENEYDAIIVGSGIGGLTCGTLLSKRGYKVLILEQHYQVGGYCSSFQRKGFIFNTGVEDVSGLWEKGPLTYLLRELELKKEDLFVRNTSRYIFRGDEIDKPRNLEEFIKLLSEMFPDEKESISDFFDEAEKAYEECYGEAEIYGTPLPAELIVKVFGERKLLDYPREHPHFYDWMNKSFKQKLDEHFKNDDLKTLLCALLGYIGTDPDKTSASSALTACVSYYLYGGYFPKGGAQKFANSLKEFIERYDGEVLLKHKVDKILTEKGEVKGVKVGDKVFRSPVVISNANAKSTFLELVGGENLDKGFVEYIKGLKMSPSCFMVFLGVDTNLSNYPTLIKNLGEDYEVVINSNADPSLAPKDKSSVTILTGANYHDFPERGTREYLEKKKELAKMLIHKVEQTIPDLSKHIVVQEAATPKTFERYTFMPEGALYSFDQSIGVKRPYFKTPIKGLYLASASTFPGGGIEAVVISGMICANDICNWEVKAP, from the coding sequence ATGGAGGATATGAAAAATAATAAGAGAAAAATACCTGGTATGCTTTACATACTTGTTTCCTTTACGCCGTGGATTGTTTACTGGATATTATGTGGTATGGGCAACGTGCTGGGCATTGTTGTTCCTCTTGCAATCTCTTTACTTCTCGTAATCCCTCAAATCTGCAAACGGGACTTTAATCTGATGGATCTTACTTCTGTTCTCTATTTCAGCATAGCTACGGTAGGCACATTTATTCTCAACTTGAACATATTTGTGGGAAGTAGTGGTTTTCTGGGTTATTCTGTCCTGTTCCTTATGGCTCTTTTTTCTTTAATCGTCAAGCAACCTTACACTTTGCAGGTTTCAAAAAGAGATTACCCAGAAATCTATTGGAAGGACAAATTGTTTTTAGCCATCAACACTCTAATCACAATAGTTTGGGTTAGCATCTTTCTATTAAACGCAATCATATTTTTGCTTCTTACTAAACCCTTTACAGTAGCTCTTTCAAACATTTTAATTGCCCTCGGTATAGTCTTCTCAATCATTTTCCCTTTGAAAGCACCTGCTTATTTCACTTCAAATGAATTCAAGAAATATGACTGGAGCGTTAAGGTGAATCCTCAAAAGCCAAAAGAAGAAAACGAATACGATGCTATCATCGTTGGTTCTGGAATAGGAGGTTTAACCTGTGGCACCCTACTTTCAAAGAGAGGCTACAAGGTTTTGATTCTAGAGCAACATTATCAGGTTGGAGGTTATTGCTCCTCCTTCCAAAGAAAAGGGTTTATCTTTAATACCGGAGTGGAAGATGTAAGCGGGTTATGGGAGAAAGGGCCTCTTACATATCTTCTACGAGAACTGGAGCTGAAAAAAGAGGATTTGTTTGTGAGAAATACATCAAGGTATATCTTCAGAGGTGATGAAATTGATAAACCTCGCAATTTAGAGGAGTTCATAAAACTGCTCTCAGAAATGTTTCCGGATGAGAAGGAAAGTATTTCTGATTTCTTTGATGAAGCTGAAAAAGCTTACGAGGAATGCTATGGAGAAGCCGAAATTTACGGAACACCTTTGCCTGCCGAGTTGATTGTGAAAGTTTTTGGAGAACGAAAGCTTTTGGACTATCCAAGGGAGCACCCTCATTTCTATGATTGGATGAATAAATCGTTTAAGCAAAAGCTTGACGAGCATTTCAAAAATGATGATTTAAAAACATTGCTCTGTGCTCTATTAGGTTACATCGGAACAGACCCTGATAAAACCTCAGCGAGCAGCGCACTCACCGCATGTGTATCCTACTATCTCTATGGAGGTTATTTTCCGAAAGGAGGAGCTCAGAAATTTGCGAATAGTTTGAAGGAGTTTATCGAGAGGTATGACGGTGAAGTCTTGCTCAAACATAAGGTAGATAAAATATTGACGGAAAAAGGAGAGGTAAAAGGAGTAAAAGTTGGAGATAAAGTTTTTAGAAGTCCCGTTGTCATATCCAATGCAAACGCTAAAAGCACCTTTTTAGAACTTGTCGGAGGGGAGAATTTGGATAAAGGATTCGTTGAATATATAAAAGGGTTAAAAATGTCTCCTTCTTGCTTTATGGTATTCTTAGGTGTAGATACAAATCTATCCAACTATCCAACCCTCATTAAAAATCTGGGTGAAGATTATGAGGTTGTGATTAATTCAAATGCTGACCCAAGTTTGGCACCAAAAGATAAATCCAGCGTTACGATATTGACAGGTGCCAACTACCACGATTTTCCAGAAAGGGGAACGAGGGAATATTTGGAAAAGAAAAAGGAACTTGCTAAAATGTTGATCCACAAAGTCGAACAAACTATTCCTGATTTGAGCAAGCACATAGTTGTTCAAGAAGCAGCAACACCTAAAACCTTTGAAAGATACACTTTCATGCCTGAAGGAGCACTTTATTCCTTTGATCAATCAATTGGAGTTAAAAGACCCTACTTTAAAACGCCGATTAAAGGCTTGTATTTGGCAAGTGCATCAACTTTCCCAGGAGGTGGAATTGAAGCTGTCGTAATATCAGGAATGATTTGCGCAAACGATATATGTAATTGGGAGGTTAAGGCGCCATGA